The proteins below come from a single Salinilacihabitans rarus genomic window:
- a CDS encoding NUDIX hydrolase, with amino-acid sequence MSVDELTLRADQATRRAADLYRRLEGRDEEFLERERSKQVSRRRFSALVERIRESGTPYGAHTIVYRPTGEVLLVRHEGVDMWVLPGGRLDRHESALEGARRELAEEAGVDVSYDGLAILTRIDLETRGYRTWGVLPIFEARAETTDPEVDDPDGEISAARWFETLPADTRDREDLLAWRRDRF; translated from the coding sequence ATGTCGGTCGACGAACTGACGCTCCGGGCCGATCAGGCCACCCGCCGCGCCGCGGACCTCTACCGCCGACTGGAGGGACGCGACGAGGAGTTCCTCGAACGCGAACGCAGCAAGCAGGTATCGAGGCGGCGGTTCAGCGCGCTCGTCGAGCGCATCCGCGAGAGCGGCACCCCCTACGGCGCGCACACGATCGTCTACCGGCCAACCGGGGAGGTGCTCCTCGTCCGCCACGAGGGCGTCGACATGTGGGTCCTCCCCGGCGGCCGCCTCGACCGCCACGAGTCCGCACTGGAGGGTGCGCGCCGCGAACTCGCCGAGGAGGCCGGCGTCGATGTCAGCTACGACGGTCTGGCGATTCTCACCCGGATCGACCTCGAAACGCGCGGCTACCGCACGTGGGGGGTCCTCCCGATCTTCGAGGCGCGCGCGGAGACCACCGACCCCGAGGTCGACGACCCGGACGGCGAAATCTCCGCGGCGCGCTGGTTCGAGACGCTCCCCGCGGACACCCGCGACCGCGAGGACCTCCTCGCGTGGCGCCGCGACCGCTTCTGA
- a CDS encoding proteasome assembly chaperone family protein, whose translation MSPQASFDVHCPDDRRCDVLVLGLSTPGLAGVTATDYLVRQFDCEEIGHLAPDGLPGVTPFANGTPRHHTRVYDVADSPLSLVVGELFVPVWAAASFVDSLLGWAERAGVDEIVVPYGVAYPHGPDEHGVFSVATPAYRDRRLDGTTIEGLRGGVLDGVVGEVMARSLAGDAPPAGALVTPIHPPGPDLDAALSLIDALEGVYGFDVDERDLREQSTELRRYYAALADRMAAIEEESGREYPEDRSYM comes from the coding sequence ATGTCACCGCAGGCGTCGTTCGACGTCCACTGCCCCGACGACCGCCGCTGCGACGTCCTCGTGCTCGGACTCTCGACACCGGGACTCGCCGGCGTCACCGCGACCGACTACCTCGTCCGTCAGTTCGACTGCGAGGAGATCGGCCACCTCGCTCCCGACGGCCTGCCGGGGGTCACGCCGTTCGCGAACGGGACGCCCCGGCACCACACCCGCGTCTACGACGTCGCGGACTCGCCGCTCTCGCTCGTCGTCGGCGAACTGTTCGTCCCCGTGTGGGCGGCCGCGTCCTTCGTCGACTCCCTGCTCGGGTGGGCCGAGCGGGCCGGCGTCGACGAGATCGTCGTCCCCTACGGCGTGGCCTACCCCCACGGCCCCGACGAACACGGCGTCTTCTCCGTCGCGACCCCGGCGTACCGGGATCGACGGCTCGACGGGACGACGATCGAGGGGCTTCGAGGCGGCGTCCTCGACGGCGTCGTCGGGGAGGTGATGGCCCGGAGCCTCGCCGGCGACGCCCCGCCGGCGGGCGCGCTGGTGACGCCGATCCACCCGCCGGGGCCGGACCTCGATGCCGCGCTGTCGCTCATCGACGCGCTCGAAGGGGTCTACGGGTTCGACGTGGACGAGCGGGACCTGCGCGAGCAGTCGACCGAACTCCGGCGGTACTACGCCGCGCTCGCCGACCGGATGGCCGCGATCGAGGAGGAGTCGGGTCGCGAGTACCCCGAGGATCGATCGTACATGTGA
- a CDS encoding amidohydrolase family protein gives MSLPTALEAADGPRAIDTHAHQPTATFLRDAGGRMMRDAADRFGADLETGTYEEMIEEYRETGVGRAVLLGWDAETNTGNPPVPNDHVAEVRDEYPEFFVGFGSVDPLKDDCVEEAIRCVEDLDLSGFKFQQIAQGFDPSEPAHEELWATIEDLGVPVVFHGGSSTLGAGSPGGRGLKLEYGDPMLIDPVAADHPELRILIAHPAFPWEKEQLAICQQKGNVYMDLSGWMPGYVDEQVLHYARKLLPEKVMFGTDYPMLEPRPWLEGFAELGFPEGVQRKLLWENAESFLGL, from the coding sequence ATGTCGCTACCGACGGCGCTCGAGGCGGCCGACGGACCGCGGGCGATCGACACCCACGCCCACCAGCCGACGGCGACGTTCCTGCGCGACGCCGGCGGACGGATGATGCGCGACGCGGCCGACCGCTTCGGCGCCGACCTCGAGACCGGCACGTACGAGGAGATGATCGAGGAGTACCGCGAGACGGGGGTCGGCCGGGCGGTGTTGCTCGGCTGGGACGCCGAGACCAACACGGGGAACCCGCCGGTGCCCAACGACCACGTCGCCGAGGTACGCGACGAGTACCCCGAGTTCTTCGTCGGCTTCGGGAGCGTCGACCCGCTGAAAGACGACTGCGTCGAGGAGGCGATCCGCTGCGTCGAGGACCTCGACCTCTCGGGGTTCAAGTTCCAGCAGATCGCCCAGGGGTTCGACCCCTCGGAGCCGGCCCACGAGGAACTGTGGGCGACGATCGAGGACCTCGGCGTCCCCGTCGTCTTCCACGGCGGCAGTTCGACCCTCGGCGCCGGGAGCCCGGGCGGCCGCGGCCTCAAACTCGAGTACGGGGATCCGATGTTGATCGACCCCGTCGCGGCCGACCACCCCGAGTTGCGGATCCTGATCGCCCACCCCGCGTTCCCGTGGGAGAAAGAGCAACTCGCGATCTGTCAGCAGAAGGGCAACGTCTACATGGACCTCTCAGGGTGGATGCCCGGGTACGTCGACGAGCAGGTGCTCCACTACGCGCGGAAACTCCTGCCCGAGAAGGTCATGTTCGGTACCGACTACCCGATGCTCGAACCGCGGCCGTGGCTCGAGGGGTTCGCCGAACTCGGCTTTCCCGAGGGCGTCCAGCGAAAGCTCCTCTGGGAGAACGCGGAGTCGTTTCTGGGGCTGTAG